DNA sequence from the Fimbriimonadaceae bacterium genome:
GATGAGAAGTTCGCGGTGATGACGATCGTGCCGCCAAAGGCCGACGTGGATAAGGCAAGACAGGAGAAGAAGCCTGCTGCGCAGCAGCCGAAGAACTCTCTTGGCATCATGGACCTCTCGAACGGAAATGTGACGCTCGTTGAAAAGCTGCGTTCTTTCCGCATGGCAGACAAGGATAACGGCTGGATTGCTTATCAGCTTGAGCCCCCGGCACCTCCCGCAGGGGCAGCCGGAGGGGGTAGCGCTCGGCCTGGCGGTGGTGGTGGCGGTACAGACCAAGAGCCCGCGAATCAGGAGCCGAAGCAGGAAGAGAAGAAAGAGGAATCTAAGAAGCGAAGGAACCACACGGTGGGCTCCGAGGTCATCCTGCGAGAGCTTGCCACGGCGAACGAAGTCAAGATTGCCGACGTTTCCAGTTTCACCTTTACGGAGGACGGCAGCCTGCTGGTTTATGCCACGTCAACTAAGGATGGAGCGGGCGATGGAGTCTTCCTCCGCGATATGGCTTCGGGGACGACAACAGAGGTTGTGAAAGGTCTGGGCGTTTATCGTTCGCTTGGCTTTGACAAGAAGAAGAGCCAGATCGCGTTTGTGAGCGATAAGGAAGACTACAAGCCGGAGCAATCGAGCGTCAGCGTGTTTGTGTACGATATCGGCCGCAAGTCGCTGCGGACGGTCGCAAAAGAAGGGACGCAGGGCATTCCTCGGGGCTGGTGGGTTTCGCCAAACTCCAATGCAACGTTTTCGGAGAGTGGAAAGCGGCTCATCATCTCGACCGTCTCTAAGCCGGGGCCTGAGGTGAAGGATGAGACCCCCGAAGAGGACCGCGTATCCGTCGACATCTGGAACTGGAAAGACCCTCTGCTGATGCCCCAACAGCTCAAGCAGACTCAGCAGGTTTTGAACAAGACGTACGACGCAGTCGTTTATCTGGATTCTGGACGCGTGCTTCAGCTTGAAACGGAAGAGATGCCTAACGTGAGCATCGGCAATCAGAACGATGCCGACGTTGCGATTGGAGTGGATCCGGCACCCTATCAACAACTGATTTCGTGGGATCAGGGTTACCAAGACATCTACAAGGTGAACCTGCGAAACAATGAACGGACGCTGCTCCTGCGAAAGAGCGCGACCGGTGTTTCCCTTTCGCCATCGGCTAAGTACGGTCTGTACTTCGATGAGAACAAGGGTCACTGGTTTGTGATCGATATGGCGAGCGGCAAGTCGGTGAACATCACTGTCCAGATTCCCAATCCGGTCTATAACGTGCTCAACGACGTCCCGGCGAAAGCTGGTCCTGAAGGGTCGGGCGGTTGGATCGACGACGACAAGGGCGTGTTGATCTACGACCAGTTCGACATTTGGCTTTGCGACCCGACGGGCAAAGCTGCACCGAAGAACATCACCAACGAATTGGGGCGATGGAGACAATGGGAGCTTCGGATTATTCGCACGGATACTGAGGATCGCGACATTGATCCCAACAAGCCGCTGCTTTTGAGAATGACCGACACGCAGACGATGGCGACAGGGTTTTTTACCGATACGGTTGCGGGCGATGCCTACCCTGAGAAGCTGCTGCTTGAAGATAAGAACCTTGGTTTTGCCGACAAGGCTACCGAGGGCGACCAGGTCTTGATGACGCGGGGCACGTTCACCGAGTATCCCAACCTATGGCTGACGGATATGACCTTCAAGAATCAGAAGCAGGTGTCGGACGCCAACCCGCAGCAGAAGGAGTACAACTGGGGGACCACAGAGATTGTTCGCTGGACCTCGACCGATGGTCAGAAGATGAGCGGCGTCCTGGTGAAGCCGGAGAACTTCGACCCGAGCAAGAAATATCCGATGATCGTTTATTTCTATGAGCGGTCGCTCAACCAGCTCCACAACCACCGTGTTCCCGCGCCGAGCGCTTCCGTTATCAACCCGACGGAGTATGCCAGCAACGGCTACCTTGTGTTCATGCCAGATATCGTTTATCGGGATGGCTACCCGGGAGAGAGCGCCGAGCAGTGCATTCTCTCGGGCACGGCAGCGGTGATTGATCGCGGCTATGTCGATCCCAAGCGGGTGGGCGTGCAGGGTCAGAGTTGGGGCGGTTATCAGGCCGCGTTCTTGATTACGCGCACGCGGATGTTTGCGGCGGCTTGTGCTGGTGCGCCGGTTGTGAATATGTTCAGCGCATATGGCGGCATTCGTTGGGGCTCTGGACTTGTACGGCAGATGCAGTATGAGCAGGGGCAGAGCCGCATTGGCGGCACGATGTGGGAGAAGCCTTTGCAGTACATCGAGAACTCGCCGATCTTTTGGGTCGACAAGATCGAAACGCCGCTCTTGATGATGAACAACGATCAGGATGGCGCGGTGCCGTATTGGCAGGGGATTGAGATGTTCACGGCGATGCGGCGGCTTGGCAAACCTGCTTGGCTGTTCGTTTATAACGGTGAGGATCACAACCTTGTGCAGCGTAAGAATCGGAAGGACTGGTCGGTGCGGATGCTGCAGTTCTTTGATTATTACTTGAAGGATGGCCCAGCCCCGGTCTGGCTGATTGAAGGCGTGCCAGCGGTGAAGAAGGGCAAGACGATGGGCACGGAGACGGTGCCGCCGAAGAAAGGGGGATAGCCCGTTTGTGAATAGTCTGGTGGGGACCTCCCCACCCTCCCCTCCCCTCCATTTCCGGAAAAATGGAAGGGGAGGGCTTTTGTTTCCCTCCCTTCCATTGCTACGCAGTCGCAATGGAGGGAGGGGCAGGGGGTGGGAGGTCCCCTAGCGCGAAGCGCTGACAAAACCCTCATGCGCCAAAACTCCAAGAATCACACGGTCAAAGCCCGAAAGAACGCTCGCAGGCTACGTGCGGAGATGGGGGTCTCAGAACGGGTGCTTTGGAATCTTCTCCGACGAGATCAGACAGGCTTTCATTGGCGGAGACAAGTCCCGATAGGGCCTTTCGTGCTCGACTTCTATTGCTCCGAAGCGAGCTTAGCTGTTGAAATTGATGGTGAGCAACACGCTCTGCGGATTGACAAGGACGCAGCACGCGATGCCTTTTTCATGGAAAAGGGGATTCAGACAGTGCGCTTCGCTTCGCTAACGCTTTTTGATATTGACACGGCTGGCTTGGAGAGAATCCTTCGTGATATCACCGCAATTTGCGAAGAGAGATCGGGTAGGAAGGCGACTGATGTGAACCCACGACGTAAGCGATTCCAAGATAGCGATCGGTGACCTCCCCACCCAACCCTCCCCTCCATTTCCGGAAAAATGGAAGGGGAGGGCTTTTATTTCCCTTGCTTTTGTCCCAATCCTCACCTATAATAAAGATGTAGACATGATTCTACATTCTTTCACGAAGCAAGACCTGAAGCTTCGTTATATGTTTCTGGACCTGAACGCCTATTTTGCGAGTGTGGAACAGCAGATGGACCCCAAGCTTCGAGGGAAGCCTATTGCTGTGTCACCGGTAGATAACGATTCGTCCTGCGCTATTGCGGCCTCGTATGAGGCCAAGAAGTTTGGCGTCAAAACGGGGACTTCGATTCGGGAGGCCCGTTCGTTGTGCCCGGAGCTTATCGTTGTCACGGCCAAACACGCCCTCTACACGCGCTTTCATAAGGCCATCGTTCACGCGGTAAACAGCGTCGTGCCGGTGGAAGAGGTTCGCAGCATTGATGAGATGTACTGCCGACTTTTGGGCGAAGAGCGTGAGAAGGAGAACGCCATCGCGATTGCTCACAAGGTGAAGGGGGCGATCCACGAGCAGGTTGGGGAGGTCATGCACTGCAGCGTTGGCATCGGTCCGAACGTTTTCCTTGCCAAGCAGGGCACCGAGCTCCAAAAGCCCAATGGACTGGTCGCCATCGAATCCAGTGACCTTCCCGATCGGCTATATGGGATGGCGCTGATGGACTTTACGGGAATCAACCGTCGGATGAAGGCGCGGTTGAACGCGGCGGGCATCTTTAGCGCGGAGCAGCTTTGCGCTCGGTCGAAGGAGGAGCTGAGGCTGGCGTTTGGGTCGATCATCGGGGAGCAGTGGTGGTATAAGCTGCGGGGCTATGAGATTGAGGAGAGGGTTGTTCGTCATCAGTCGCTGAGCCATTCGCACGTGATGGCGCCGGAGTTTCGCTCCGATGAGGGCGCTCGCACCGTGCTCTTTCGGCTTTTGATGAAGGCGGCGGCTCGACTGCGGAGCGAGGGCTATATGGCGCGGGGGATGAGCGTTTGGGTGCGGGGGAAGAGCGCGAGTTGGGAAGCATCGACGCGCTTTACTGCAACTGACGACACGCCCACGTTCTTGCAGTACACCTCCGAGCTTTGGAATGAGCGGACGTTCATCGACCCGCATCAGGCGGGGATTGTGTTTTACGATTTGATCAAGCCCGAGCTCATCACGCCGAGTCTGTTTGACAACACGGTTCAGAAGCACAAACTCGCGGTGGCGGTGGACAAGATGAACAACCGATTTGGCAAGAATCATGTTTACGTGGGTTCGATGGAGCGGGCGCGAGACTCGGCTCCAGAGAGAGTCGCGTTTCTGAAGACGGACCTTTTTGTGGAGGGGCGCGGGGATCATTCGGAGTACGACACGCTGTTTCCGTGGTTGAACGATGCGCCTGAAATTCCGGAGCTTAGCTCCAGGCCGCGCGGTTGGGCGACGGTTTGAGGGCTGGGGCTGTATGCGTACGGTCTTGTTATGAGCCGAGGCTTCGGCGTTTTTTCTCAGCCTTTTGGCTTTGATCGATCGCGGTCTTCAATTCACGAATGGCATCCAGCGATTGGATGGACTCGGCGACTTGGAGGTTGAGGACCACATAACAAGAAGGGTTTGGGCAAGGGAAGGGCTTGGCCCGGACGAGGTCTTCCAGAGTCATCGGGATGAACGTTTTACATTCGGGGCAGGGCATTCCTGGCTGTTCGATTTTTAGCATGGTACGTTTCCTTAGGCTTGTACGGTAAAGGTGAGATTGGCGCGGATCTCGGACAGGTGTCCAAGTTGATCGGCGACGAGGGCAACAACGACGATTGTTTCCGACGTTGTTCCGGTGGGTGGGGCATTGACCACGACGACCGAGAACGATGCCTCTCCGTTGCGGTCGGTGATGATCTCCGTCGATTGCAGGCTGAATACGTTGTCGGGGCCTTGCATGAGGTTGAGCTTTTGACCAGGGATTGGGTTTTGGCTGGTGTCAAGAAGGGTTGCTTTGACGATGGTGAAGCTGCCCTTTCCGATAAGATTGGTGGTTTCGGGGTTGAGGGTTAGCGTCGGCATGTTTGGCTGTGTGGGCCTGACGATGGTGCTGTTCGCCATACGATTCAGCAGTTGGAGAATGCCATCGGGGAAGTCCAGCTGCTTAATATTCACCGTCACTTCCATGTGCGCGCGTGTGGAGGGGCGCTCCTGCCCTGTTG
Encoded proteins:
- a CDS encoding S9 family peptidase, giving the protein MRRQILLSFLAVAAVVAAAPVLAGQQPKKILDPSVWDGWKSVQNAGLSRTGKWMMYRLSPQSGDAELVVMSTAGGTTYKTARATGVRITRDEKFAVMTIVPPKADVDKARQEKKPAAQQPKNSLGIMDLSNGNVTLVEKLRSFRMADKDNGWIAYQLEPPAPPAGAAGGGSARPGGGGGGTDQEPANQEPKQEEKKEESKKRRNHTVGSEVILRELATANEVKIADVSSFTFTEDGSLLVYATSTKDGAGDGVFLRDMASGTTTEVVKGLGVYRSLGFDKKKSQIAFVSDKEDYKPEQSSVSVFVYDIGRKSLRTVAKEGTQGIPRGWWVSPNSNATFSESGKRLIISTVSKPGPEVKDETPEEDRVSVDIWNWKDPLLMPQQLKQTQQVLNKTYDAVVYLDSGRVLQLETEEMPNVSIGNQNDADVAIGVDPAPYQQLISWDQGYQDIYKVNLRNNERTLLLRKSATGVSLSPSAKYGLYFDENKGHWFVIDMASGKSVNITVQIPNPVYNVLNDVPAKAGPEGSGGWIDDDKGVLIYDQFDIWLCDPTGKAAPKNITNELGRWRQWELRIIRTDTEDRDIDPNKPLLLRMTDTQTMATGFFTDTVAGDAYPEKLLLEDKNLGFADKATEGDQVLMTRGTFTEYPNLWLTDMTFKNQKQVSDANPQQKEYNWGTTEIVRWTSTDGQKMSGVLVKPENFDPSKKYPMIVYFYERSLNQLHNHRVPAPSASVINPTEYASNGYLVFMPDIVYRDGYPGESAEQCILSGTAAVIDRGYVDPKRVGVQGQSWGGYQAAFLITRTRMFAAACAGAPVVNMFSAYGGIRWGSGLVRQMQYEQGQSRIGGTMWEKPLQYIENSPIFWVDKIETPLLMMNNDQDGAVPYWQGIEMFTAMRRLGKPAWLFVYNGEDHNLVQRKNRKDWSVRMLQFFDYYLKDGPAPVWLIEGVPAVKKGKTMGTETVPPKKGG
- a CDS encoding DUF559 domain-containing protein, which produces MRQNSKNHTVKARKNARRLRAEMGVSERVLWNLLRRDQTGFHWRRQVPIGPFVLDFYCSEASLAVEIDGEQHALRIDKDAARDAFFMEKGIQTVRFASLTLFDIDTAGLERILRDITAICEERSGRKATDVNPRRKRFQDSDR
- a CDS encoding DUF2589 domain-containing protein; the encoded protein is MADGQDPTILELGELFAMPLNALIDADARAASCFADFVQTHGFEPDPDNPNNGLGRLKMVAFTYEQQLPDGRVEPVRLKIPLLSLLTLPALGIQDATVKFGVNIIKPVQSAVAKTQNLSTSALPAPQPIPRMLARVAAPQPTGQERPSTRAHMEVTVNIKQLDFPDGILQLLNRMANSTIVRPTQPNMPTLTLNPETTNLIGKGSFTIVKATLLDTSQNPIPGQKLNLMQGPDNVFSLQSTEIITDRNGEASFSVVVVNAPPTGTTSETIVVVALVADQLGHLSEIRANLTFTVQA